In the genome of Xenopus tropicalis strain Nigerian chromosome 10, UCB_Xtro_10.0, whole genome shotgun sequence, the window gtaaaaaaaggcagtcgcgtcaaaaaagtgcaggcgacagaaaatagatgcGGGAGacaataaagacaaaaaaaaaagtgcgacaaatgcgtttcgcaaattttatagcGCAGCGAAACAGCagagattcgcttatcactaatcagTTAATAACCTAAAAATAGACAGGTTGAGTGATATCAACATGCAATCTTAATTATACTTTCTCAATACTTTATCCAAatgatttaaccctttcatggCCAGAAGATTTGGTACGTCTGGAACATTGCCAcacagtttttaaacattttgttgccctttcattttaggggcatttccttgGGGCCATTgctagtttaccaaggaaaacgaTTTTTTTTCAGGGCAACTGAAGCTTtctgaatttttgtgtaattccaattctgtaggAAGATATACAAGAACCCTCTTTTCCATTATACagacacatatatcagaaacatattttattttatgcaggaCAGTACCAGTGATTTGGAAAGTCCTGTGTCTTCTGGATGCATTAACACCAGATTTGTTTAGTTTTATGTAAAATGCTGCCTTGTATGAATCAAACACTCCCATTACTAGAGTACCACATTTTTAAAGCACCACTCCAGAAATCTGCATTCTTTAGACTTCAAAGCCAAAAATTCCACTTACAGTTGGTATActgcatacatttttggaaagaacacattctgacaaatccaaaatgggtaaatatatttttctactcCAGACTATCCACCTGTAATCCGTTCCTCAagtcaaaggttttttttttaatcaatttctGAAATTTTTGAAAGATCACCTTAAAGCTTATCATTATGTACCATAAtgaaacatcataaatatgaacgccagggctctactgaacagtttgattctcAATGTGAGagatttacctaaatatgtggcatgtaggggcccccaaATATAAACAGTGGATGTAATTTATAATTTCTGTTATTTTAGCTCGATtgacatatttattacattttatgtgggataaagctattaAAAAGTGTGTTTACCATACCATatattttgtaaagtacacattctctaaaatctaaaatgggtaaatatgtcccTATTACCAAACTGCAAATCTTTCCTAAAAGTGGAGGCTTtgtaaaatttctgaagatcacctCAAagtttccattttgcagcatattATCTCCCACATTTTattaggcaccaagataaaacatcctaaatatgaatgccagggtttcactgaacagtttggtgcccagTGTGCCTTGGTTTACATAAGtttgtggcatgtagaggccccaaaatGAATAAAGAggatattattttacatttctgttaCTCACCTTGCCTCATACATGtatagggacccatagagttaaatgcccctatggctttaaatccctacaggttcagttcccttagttgctgggcagaagggaatgtatctaattAAGTTGAtttacatatgtgtgctattggctagcaggtatgctgaccacttcctgtctcatttattgtatgtatagtgctgggaaaggagtggcaccttcctctttgcttctAAAGAACAGGGTGGGTGTTGCTGTGAGCCTGGGCACGGGCCTAGgaaaagtcggggaacagggccccatgaatgaggtattagatagtggcaggtgtagctccctgtatagtacactctaggggtgtaaggcagttagggctgagctagaaagagcagttctgagctccaacataAGACTAACAGTTTTGGAGGTACTcccccaggccatattgcctgtagtgtagggatcctagtgaatagggaatcaggatagagaattccccgAGGGGATACACTACTGTATGTTGCAGAGGTGAAGTTAGATTCCAGTCAAATCTGTCCAccggggagtgtcagtctgtattacactctgtatgtggtgctgcctgtaccactggcctctaaGGCTGTATTGTGATTAAACCCTGTGGGTGTTCAATAAGCTCTTgttgttttgttgtttgcaagaacttctggcgccctctgtttttatttttctgcatagcagcaagaaaggtgtagttgcacaacatcctcaccttcctcttccccttagcgaaggcccattctgggtgagagtgTACAgggtaacccatgttctactggtaccagtccgggaaggcagctattgagctgaaatagaggttacatttatatacagtatattcacacACAACTAGCACACAATAGAAGataaagaaatacaaatacaACTGGCCTTAGTGCTATAGAGAGAGTTTAATGAGGGTCTAATAAAGCAGGGCATCAATAGTCcaggacagaaagaaaaaaaagtgaaagcaGCTGCTATTTTCTGCTGATCCGGTTGGACTAACATCCTCTGACATAGGAGCTGAGGTTCTTTCCTCTACAATATTTTTTCCAGGGTTCcctgtaagaaaaaataattggagggttatatatataaaggggtggttcacctttaagctaactttttgtatattatagaatggcaaattctaagcaacttttcaattggtcttcattacctattttatagtttttgagttatttggcttcttcttctgattcttttcaactttcaaatgagggtcactgaccccatccaCCAataaacgattgctctgtgaggctacaatgttattgctattaatatttttattacttattttcctgttcaggccctcttttataaatatatcagattcttattcaaaccactccctggttgctaaggtaatttgaagtctagcaaccagataactgttgaaattccaaaatggagagttgcggaacaaaaaatgaaataattaaaaaaaacaaaaataataaaaaatgaagaccaattgcaaactgttagTGTGATCTCTACATCACACCCAAAGGTGGAAAATCATTACAGGGATTACAAATTAACTTTATTACAATTTCATGTAAATTTTTGACACGAACATATAGGggggacatttaaaaaaaatgtgatacaggtataggacccattatacaaaatgctcgggaccaagagtattccggataaggggtctttctgtaatttggatctccatacattaagtctactgaaaaataaaaaaaatattaattaaacccaataggattgttttggctccaataaggatttactatatcttagttgggatcaagtacaggtactgttttattattacagagaaaagggaatcatttaaccattaaataaacccaatagggctgttctgcccccaataaggggtaattatatcttagttgggatcaagtacaggtactgttttattattacagagaaaagggaatcatttaaccatgaaataaacccaatagggctgttctgcccccaataaggggtaattatatcttagttgggatcaagtacaggtactgttttattattacagagaaggaggggtaataagggaaagggtacttgaatacattgcagttcacaatactatatatttgtgccagcatggttttatgcgtaacagatcttgccagactaatttagtcgccttttatgaggaggtgagtaggaacctcgatgctggaatggcagttgatgtcatctacttggactttgctaaagtgtttgatacagtacctcacagaaggttaatgatcaaattgaggaatattggcctagaacataatatttgtaattggatagagaactggctgaaggatagagtacaaagagtggtggtaaatggaacattttctaattgggccagtgtggttagtggagtaccgcaggggtcagtccttggtcctttgctttttaacttgtttattaatgacctggaggtgggcatagacagtactgtttctatttttgctgatgacacaaaattgtgcaaaactataagttccatgcaggatgctgccgctttgcagagcgatttgacaaaattagaaaactgggcagcaaactggaaaattaggttcaatgttgataagtgcaaagttatgcactttggtagaaataatataaatgcgaactatctactgaatggtagtgtgttggggggatccttaatggagaaggatctgggggtttttgttgataacaagttgtctaattccaggcagtgtcattctgtggctactaaagcaaataaagtgctgtcttgtataaaaaagggcattgactcaagggatgagaacatatttttgcccctttataggtccctggtaaggcctcaccttgagtatgggggcagttttgggctccagtcctaaagagggatattaatgagctggagagagtgcagagactgcaactaaactggtaaaggggatggaagatttaaactatgaggtgagactgtcagggttggggttgttttctctggaaaagaggcgcttgcgaggggacatgattactctgtacaagtacattagaggggattataggcagatgggggggttcttttttcccataaaaacaatcaacgcaccagaggccccccctttagattagaggaatggagcttccatttgaagcagcgtagggggttcctcacggtgagggcagtgaggttggggaatgcccttcctagtgatggggtaatggcagattctgttaatgcctttaagaggggcctggatgagttcttgaacaatcagaatatccaaggctattgtgatactaatatctacagttagtactagtggttgtatttatagtttatgtatgtgagtgtatagattggtaggtgtgggttaggtgtgctgggtttacttggatgggttgaacttgaaggacactggtcttttttcaaccctatgtaactatgtaactatgtaaaagggaatcatgtaaccattaaataaacccaatagggctgttctgccccaataaggggtaattatatcttagttgggatcaagtacaggtactgttttattattacagagaaaagggaatcatttaaccattaaataaacccaatagggctgttctgcccccaataaggggtaattatatcttagttgggatcaagtacaggtactgttttattattacagagaaaagggaatcatttaaccatgaaataaacccaatagggctgttctgcccccaataaggggtaattatatcttagttgggatcaagtacaggtactgttttattattacagagaaaagggaagcatttaaccattaaataaacatgttgctcaccaccctttgatgttactcccaatggcctcaaagtaggcgccatttttatatttctggcttggaggcaagttttggaagctcagagacacagttttactccaagcagagcctcctgcaggccagcagcctacatgggactaccaaatagccaatcacagtccttatttggcttctccaaataactttttcatgcttgtgtggctcaccaacactctttacatctgagtgtgactcacaagtaaaaaaggttggggtccctgcATTAGAAGATCTCATATTATTATTACGTGTTTGAAAGTTCAGTTATTGTAGCATTTACAGTTAAATACAACAACACGCATTTGTTTCGTCATTTCAATCAGATTCTAAGAATCCATTTTTGACATTTGCCTTTCAGTCCTGAACTGAACATGGGAAGGAAGATATTTATCATTTTTAGAGATGGTACTTACCAAGCTGCCAGACCATTGGGATCACTCACAATTCTTTTTACGCACTTCACATCATCTGCGATGTTTGTATTTAACaaatctaaaaaatataaagaaaaagaatatatattcaataaaaaaTCAGAAATCTCTTCTTCATTTCCTTCTACATATCCCTTTGTTAACCTATTGGGATATACATGTTTGTTGTTATTTGTATGATTAATAATGTATCCCCTtttgtgaaatataaggatattatgagtCCATGAGGAGTTctgtgactatataaaagcacaagtctGAAGGCCGAGGTCAAGGAACTCAAAGGTGACTTCTACTATCCTCATATTTCAcaaaaggggtacattatttattataatgcacacgTTTccttgagtcatgtgacaggaatgacatcgctaagcactgattataactgcaGTAACTGCcaaagcaccaattataactgatataACAAGCACCTTATTCATCACTGGATGAAAAGTTGGGAAAAACATTGGGTTTCTGTATCAGTTGCAAATAATATATCTTACTTCTGCATGGAATTCGACACACATTCTTGCGTCCTGGGGTTTTTCCATCGTCGCACCACCAGTAGCTGTTGATCTGGAATATGCCATACTCTGTTGGGCTTCTATGCAGGGAGGTATCGTATCGACTCGCATGATAAGCCAAGCAGACAACTGGAAGAAGTAAGAAACTATGAAATTCATTTACAAAAGAgagttactattttttttaaatcaacaaCATGAAAAGATACTTACAGTCCCCCAAGGAATAACCTTTTATGCCAGCAAGCCCACCTCTCCGAATGGCTCTCACTACTGAGCATCTATCCAATGCCCAGCTGTTACCAGCAAGAGCAGCAGCAACTACGATCATCAAACAGATCTTCATTATGAATTTGAGGGATGGCTGGTACCCTTCCTATATTTATATCCTAAAGATGTGTTACACAATAGTGAGGAGCAGCTGTGCCGATAAGGGCTACTCCTAGGTAAACAACTAATCGACAATGATGAAAGGCACAACAGGTGGAACTTTGAAGCAAATTTTTCATGTTCAGAAATATTTCCtgcatatttatgtattattatatcattattattatatataactaATATTGGCCAATACCTCCAGCCCTGAAAATAAACAGTAGATTTCCTGATCATGTTCCAGAGATGGGGCCATAAAAGTTTTGGTTCAGtttacagaagtgcaaggatCATATCTAGACTTTACACGTTTgcgtatattgtatattatatctagtataagtcaatctagagcaactggattAGCTAGGTAagcattgaagatgtttcactactcatccgagcagcttcttcagttcaactgactggtatggaagagttcatatgctgaggacttcccataccagtcagttgaactgaagaagctgctcgatGAGTAGTTAAatgtccagttgctctagattgacttatactagatataccatgacccggatgaatgaaaatcttcatagtccatagactatggggccgattcactaaaggtcgataacgcttatcgcattgTTTTTTGCACGCGATAAAGTGTGagtgtgagcttttggcaacacaacatggactttgcagtgggattttttcaagtatgtgttggccctaaagtgatgcagcctccagtttttaggtaaatggtaattttcagagcagtagttttcagaaagtaatggttacatgtgtAATAGCATGTGCTAatatggcatgtatggctaatatagcATGCGATTCTTATTACACGGTGCAAATTATCGCGCATGCATTAAAATATCACGTTAAATCGgtcatcacgagttaaataacgcaaagaacagccactatatttttaattattttactatttgtacAGCAACTCTCTCTTTTAAAGATTCTTAGCTGTATATAAAAGGTATTTATAAGTTGTGATCTGTGCCAATGGTTGTGGTACTAAACACTAGGGGCCATTTATTTACTACATCAGAGCTGTGGGGCCACAAATTTCCTCCAGTCATTTGCACTAAAAATCCAATTAGTTAAATAGGAAATGGTGGTGCTCAACCAAGctgcctgcctcctgttccaaactGAGTACAGCTGCGCCACTTAACACATCGCACTGTGGGGaccattgtgggtaaaaacatggccaTTGGGccccaaattgcactttgcagactGTGGTAAGAACGTGACCTCTCCTGACTTACTAAGCTGtctacacatgtatgtatgtataactttatttataaagtgctacttatgtacgcagcgctgtacagtagaatacattaataccaacaggggtattaaaatagataaatacaatgtattacaataagcactaataaatacaagatacagttgcaataagttaagagtcaaagacacaagaggatggaggtccctgccccgtagagcttacaatctatatgggagggtaacttacagacacaaataggcaaaaataagtgctgtaggtcacagtgggtgacactacaatataagtgctggttcccagttcaggtgctgggcgagtgctccaaaagggagtcttttagtttggttttaaaaagactgagggaggattctctctggaggaaatcagggagggcattcccaatgtaaggggcagcagggcataaaggtttaaggcgggaaacagcagtagtagtggggggtgcaaccaaatgattgctctgcgagaaacgaaggagtcggccagttACAATttctatgtttatatttttagGGCAACTTGAGCTTtctgaatttttgtgtaattccaattctttaGGAAGATATACAATGATAtatcagaaatatattttatattatgcaggACAGTACCATTGATTTGGAAAGTCCTGTGTCTCCTGGATAACACCAGATTTGTTTAGTTTTATCTAAAATGCTGCCTTGTATGAATCAAACACTCCCATTATAAGAGTACCACATTTTTTAAAGCACCACTCCAGAAATTAGCATTCTTTAGACTTCaaagccaaaaattccactaacagtagGTCTACCCCatacattatgaaaaaaacactttccgacaaatccaaaatgggtaaatatgttttTCTACTCCAGACTATCCACCTGTAATCCGTTCCTCAAGTCAGCGGATTTTGTAACAATTTCTGAAATTTTTGAAAGATCACCTAAAAGCTTATCATTATGTACCAatataaaacatcataaatatgaactccagggctctactgaacagtttgattatCAATGTgatagatttacctaagtatgtggcatgtaggggcccccaaATATTAACAGTGAATGTAATTTCTGTTATTTTAGCTCAATtgacatatttattacattttttgtacGATAAAGCTATTAAAAAGTGGGTTTACCATACCATATATTAAGTACACATGTGTATAAGTAAAAATTctctaaaatgggtaaatatgtcccTTTACTCCAAATAACCAAACTGCAAATCTTTCCTAAAAGTGGAGGCTTTGTAAAATTAACAAAAATCATCTCAAagtttccattttgcagcatattATATCCCACATTTTATTAGGCACCAAGATGAAACATCCTAAAAAGTGTAGTTTTACCTGTTTATGTGGCATATTGCAGGAGCGGCCCTGATACAtgtatagggacccatagggttaaatggcccagtggctttaaatccctacaggttcagttcccttagttgctgggcagaagggaatgtatctaagtgagttaatttacatatgtgtgctattggctagcaggtatggtgaccacttcctgtctcactttggtatagtgctgggaaaggagtggcaccttcctgtttgctttcaCCTGAGGAACAAGGTGGGTGTTGCTGTGAGCCTGGGCACGGGCCTAGttaaagtcggggaacagggccccatgaatgaggcattagatagtggcaagcgtagctccctttatagtaccactctatgggtgtaaggcagttagtgctgagctagaaagagcagttctgagctcctacataggactggcagttttggaggtatctctcccaggccatatttcCTGTAGTGTAGGGAGCCCAGTGaatccctgaggggatccactacgggTTGTTGCAGAGGTAAAGTGAGATTCCTGTCAAGTCTGTCCTTAGGAGAGTGTCTGTCTGTGTTATACTCTGTATGTGGTGCTGCCTTTACtactggcctctgagaagctgtattgtgagtaaccctgtggatgttcaataaacacttgttattttgctGTTTGCAAGAACCTGgcaccctctgtttttatttttctgcatagcagcaagagaggggtagatgcacaacaccctcaccttcctgtTCCATTTaacgaaggcccattctgggtgagagagtactgtaacccatgttctactggtactagtctgggaaggcagctattgagctgaactAGAGGTTACACATGGCAGAGAGGACTTGGGTTACATATAACCAAAGTGGTACCAGTATAAAATGTAGGTTTACGGCACTGGATGAAATATATGATATGGTTTGCATTGGTTTTGAAGGCAAAATGAGAACACAAGGAACTGATTGCATCTGAGACAAGGACTAATCCTAAAAACATTTTCAAGTATGTAAATAGTTAAAAGATGAATGTATGCCTCTGTTAAAATATGGAGACATTTTGTTTACAATGTTCCACAaacctatattttttttctcaatgtaTACAATACAGGAGTCAGAGTTGTGTCAGAgttatgtaaatgtaaataaattgccAGTGGCAACTTTTAtcataagtaaaccttttatcaTAAAAACCGCTATAAAGACTCTATAGAGCCCCCAATATAGCACACCTTTCCCTCTGCATTCAGTTTCATGTAGATTATGTATTACAAGTAGCTTAACTGTAGTTCTCTATGCTACTTCCTAGTCTGGAATGAAGCTCCACCTCTTTTTCATTGCTGAACTCTCCTTCTCTCTTTAACTATGAAGATGGTTGAAGAGCATGTCAGGCGCATTTCTGATTGATATCCAATGGAGCAGAAGCTCAAACAtgcacagtagacacctcttcAACCATCTTCACAGTCAAAGAGAGAAGGAGAGTTCAGCAAtgaaaaaggggtggagcttcctTCCAGACTAGGAAGTGGCAGAAAGTGCTGTTGTTGAGCTGCTCATGGTACAGAATTTACtcgagactgaatgcagggagaaaagtaTGGTATTCTGGGCATTGTTTCCAGGCATTTTAGCCAtagagaaaaaaaggtttacttattctttaaaggagacatatcctataaaaattaagaatgtaccagagaattatactcctctagatatagaaggattgtgcttaaaaaagttgtgtttctgactgatttattgagaaattccaccaaaactccgctagtcccgcccatcagttccacttcctgctggctgaattctctgggtgagctggggagccggcggccctccgtacactgcactataagataggaaccaatcagcagctaggctgacctgatagggaactgaagcctgtctgtgcttgtgtgagtgcagggctgtgattggctccccctcctactgtgcttctggcagggaccgttagtacacgcccactctccatttcaaactcggagggagaagtgagaggatctatagggagctccaataaaggggccattgttacagatagggttaatgtttagcccaaagggaaaccagcaccgtatattattcataattgcctacaggattaggggttttcccatttatccaatatgtcccctttaagcaaaataaatgcaGACAAGGGACCGGGGCCTGATGGAATCCAACCTTCGAGTTTAGCTTAACTTCATTTTGGCTACTTTTATCTGGCATGCCTT includes:
- the LOC100493330 gene encoding lysozyme C is translated as MKICLMIVVAAALAGNSWALDRCSVVRAIRRGGLAGIKGYSLGDFVCLAYHASRYDTSLHRSPTEYGIFQINSYWWCDDGKTPGRKNVCRIPCRNLLNTNIADDVKCVKRIVSDPNGLAAWEPWKKYCRGKNLSSYVRGC